The window TAAAAACAAAGCCGTGGGGCACTATGAAGTATTCATAACTTGCAAAAACGTAGTCATTCtatatctgtcacgccctggccatagtttactatgtatgtttctatgttttgattggtcagggtgtgatctgagtgggcattctatgttggatgtcttgtttgtctatttctgtgtttggcctgatatggttctcaatcaggggcaggtgttagtcattgtctctgattgggaaccatatttcggtagcctgggtttcactgtgtgtttgtgggtgattgttcctgtctctgtgttttgcaccagatagggctgttttcggttttcgtacgtttgttattttgttagtttatcgtgtatagtttccttattaaataaaatgaatcacaactgcgctgcattttggtccgctcctccttcccacaacgaaagccgtgacaatatCAGCACAACACAgataaattgtgttttttacgcAAATATCAATGTGTCTGACTATTACTTTATTATTTGAAGTAAAGACGTAAAACATAATAGAATCAAGTAAGAACAACTTACAGTTTTGAATAAATGTTATATTGACTTTAAAATATTAAATCACAATAACTTCTAGAAATGGAATAACTAGATTAGCGGAACATAAATAAATGCGGTTATATTCTCTCAATCCCCTAATATTCGTTAACAGTTCTCAAAAACGTGAAGTGATAACAAATCTTTTTGATATCTGAGTTCGTACTACTTTTATGATTTGAGTTCTACTGACCATTGGTTTGAGTTGCCACTACCTAATGTCTTTAATGAGTTACTTTTTACAGTGTACTGTGAATGGTGTAAGCTATTAGCGCTTACTTGCTAACGTCTTGTCAAGGTCAGCAATGAAGTCCTCCAGTTCTTTAGTGTCTCCCAGTTTGGCTGTAAACAACATAGAAAGAGGGTCAGATgatagaatagaacagagtagaactGTATTGTCCACCTGCAATTGCATAACATCAAATGAACATGCATCATATATTATGTGAATCGAACATTACATGGCATTATCTACTACAAATATATACATACCTACTACAATAGTAAACAAGAAGAGTGAGTCACTTGAACGCTAACTAGTTAATAGGTGACGTATTGGAATAGCTGAGGATAGCTGAAGTGCTCTAAGCCTAAGGCAATAAGCCTGCCTATTGTAACATTCTCCTAAAACACACATCATGTTTAATCCTGCATCTATCCTTCTGTCTAAACAGGAGTGATACTGAGCTGCATTTTGGCAAATGTCTCCTGTTGTCAAACTGGGACAAGACTTTGCATACAGTATAGAAAAGTTGTAGGCAGAATGACGTGAGAATGctgatggttgtgtgtgtgcacgcttgcatttttgtgtgtgtgtgtgcatatgtgtgtgtgtcgaggCTCACctttgggtgatgtgagaggtgggggggaggtgggagagggagaaaagacaTTGGGAGAGTTCAGTCTCTCATCACTGAAACTGAAGCTGTTCCTGTTGAGCGACCCAGcgcctgagagagaaagagaggagagagcgagagagaaagggagagattaAAAGACTGATCACCTTTCTATATGCCCGAAGTAGCTGTAGGGCCTATTGCCACATCCATAtgttttgcacacacacacacatgctcacacacacatgctcacacacacatgctcacacacacacacacacacacacacacacacacacacacacacacacacacacacacacacacacacacacacacacacacacacacacagggttcccTAACTCATAAGTTGACAGAAGTCATCTGGTTAGCGTGAAAGGGTCAGAGCAGGGACATGAGTAGAGGGTGGTGGGAAGTCAATGAGGGCCCCTCAAACAGGGACAAAACAAAATACCACTGTTTAACagctgggctctctctctctctctctctctctttctctggctctctctaTAACTATTGAGatgtagccctaaccctaactcagagaGGGACATATTTCTCCTGTGTGATAAATAGTGTGTGCTTGATTTAACTCTGCCACGTctagtacacaaacacacacacgttaccacCCTCACTCCTGCATTCCCCCACAGTGGTAAAACTGGGTAAGTCAGGCTCTATGTGGTCAAAGCATTGGCTGTGTGATTGCATAAGTGACATAATGAACACTTTGATTCCGCCAGTAGATATTTCAGCCGGCCACAGAACACGACAGATCTGTATCACTGTTTGTTTTTTTTCCAGGAAAGGAATggtgttgggagaaggagagagtaagagaacAGTTGTTTCTCCTCCGTACAGTATAGAAATGGGCAGTACCGtggaattcatttcaattctACACAGCTGAGTTTTGTCCGACTATAAAGTATGTTATAAAGTCAGGATGGGTACTGGAGATGGATGGATGTCCCAAAAACGAGTTGTTTTATTGTGGCCATTTTCAACAGAAATGAATCCACTTCCCTGTGCAGTCTCCAATTCAAAGGTAATGGAACCCCTTTCTCAAATCCTGCTTAGATTGAGGTCTGCTGGTCTGCTACTTAATCCTTGTATTAACACTCTTGACAGGTCTGACTAGGAGTAAGAGGCTAACTACTATAGCATAAGCAGCTTATCAACCtcaaaatatctctctctctctctctctctctctctctctctctctctctctctctctctctctctctctctctctctctctctctctctctctctctctctctctctctctctctctctctctctctctctctctctctctctctctctctctctctctctctctctctctctctctctctctctctctctctctctctctctctctctctctctctctctctctctctctctctctctctctctctctctctctctctctctctctctctctctctctctcctcactcaagAGTTCCACTGGACCCTGACAGAGTGGCTCTGATGTACAGCACATACCTAGAGTAACCCCTGACCTCCACCTCTCAGCACCACAttcaagtacacacacacacacacacacacacacacacaaaaccttgATCTAGGTCCAGAGATCTTGGATTTAGATTGAGCTACTGCTGCATATTTGGCACACAAGCCCCCATATTCCAAGCCAGCCATGTCTCTGTGATAATCTAAGCGCGtacagcacatatgtcagagtcaaggcccgcgggccacatccggcccgcgagaaggttttttacggcccctgggatgatcttgatttattattagaaccggcccgcagaccgcagcaagccggcagcccgcagatcttttacacgcaccaatactacatttcccacaatgcaacggtgacgcaccgagcagtaggctgcttcatttcaatatttattggcacagcagtcgtcagcatcacagtaaaattaactttcagatacccatcaaaaatggcaaaacggaaggtggacactgagaaccggggtttcaaacaaggtgggagtcggagtatatgttcacggaggtagctggaaaacctgtgtgtcttctgtgtggagaaagtgtggcggtactgaaagagtataatctgagacgacattatgaaacgaaacacgcggacaaaaacaagaatatggacatggaacaaaggctacaaaaggcagaggaattaaaacgaggcctcaaatctcgacaggctctgttcaaaaaagccaaatcacaaggtatttcaatccaattatattttaaaaatatttcagttgagtggatgatagaaaattgctattattgtttttttctttgaagtaaatttagcccacttttgctaaaatagaaaatataggctactgatggtgccttgaataccggtttctttcatttaatgttcatgttatggggatttttatataaaggaaatttgtcttttgtgtctgttgaaaattaaagattactgacagagccataagaaaatattgctttatttatctgatcatattggaatatatttgttaggttttcagtaggttcaattaggttcactagactatatgcgtcatttaaaattttttcaatgaacattcgaacagtccggccctcggcttgtagctaaattttttatttggccctccgtccatttgactttgacacccctggcgTACAGGCTTCATTGTCATAAGCAGCTATGAAGTGTCCCAGACATCAAGCTGTGCATTAGCATacggggtgtttgtgtgtgtgtgtctgcgctatGCCTCGGGCCCTAACCCAAATGTGATAACCTCACACAGTTACACATCGACAGAAATATGCTCCCGCTCCCCAAGTGAACATTGATTTAATTTCCCAACCACATGTGAGTGGGTTGGGATTTCTGTGGGAAGAGGTGAAAGGATAACTTCATGGTGCTCTGTAGTGTGTTCGACAAACTTCACGTCCTCAGAACGAGTTAGGAAGGGTAGTGTCCAGTTTTGCATGTTTAAGACCGGGGCCTGGCATTAACAGAGAGAGTTACTATTTCCTTTCTCTGTTTTAGTAACAACTAAAAGACTACGTAATAATAGGTCCATTTAACGTTTTTAATTGAGTAattacagaataactatagcataACTACTGTACACAGATTTTGAGAGGAACCTAATGTGAAGGGTTACCAGAACATGTTATCTACAGACGAGTGTGAAAACGTTAGGTCCAGGATTCCTGTGTGGGTCCTGTCCTCTCCATGGTAGTCCATTGACGAGTGACTTGTCTCATGCAGGGGAGAGCTATTGTGTGTAAGGACTGATGGATGGATGCATGGCTGAAAGAGAGCTGCACCCCAGAGTGGGCAACAATAGCAGAACTGTCAGTCTGTGATGTCGGTTAGTGAGAAGGCATTCTGAACATGAGGAGAGGCTGGCAGACACTCTGatctgggaagagagagagcgagagagagagagagagagagagagagagagagagagagagagagagagagagagagagagagagagagagagcgacagagcgagagaaagagagagagagagagagagagagagagagagagagagagagagagagagcgagagaaagagagagagagagcgacagagcgagagagagagagagagagagaaagagagcgagagagagagagagagagagtgacagagcgacagagagagagagagagagagagagagagagagagcgagagagagagcgagagagcgacagagcgagagagagagcgcagagagagagagagagcgacagagcgagagagagagagaaagagcgacagagcgagagagcgagagtgagagagaaagagagcgagagagagtgacagagcgacagagagagagagagagagagcgagagagagagagagcgacagagcgagagagagagagaaagagcgacagagcgagagagcgagagtgagagagaaagagagcgagagagagagagtgacagagcgacagagagagagagagagagagcgagagagagagagagcgacagagcgagagagagaaagagagagcgacagagcgacagagcgagataaagagagagagagaccactcaTTCAGTTGCACTGAGTGAggatggttagggttagagaaaGCATTTCCAGAGACAGAGGCATCCACCGAGGCATGGTCTGTCTGAGAAATTGAAGGTTTCCAGTTCCAAGTCAAACATTGATGCTTATCAGGGAGTGTGTGGCtgtagggagtgtgtgtgtgtgtgtgtgtgtgttcccgccTGCTATAGGTTTTCAGCAGACCGGGAAGAGCACTTGTGGGACACATGACAATGTATAATCTAGCACGAATGGCAATTATGTCAGGCACTATACGGAGTAAAAGGAATTGTGAGCCTCAAAGTGCAAACAGTAACATATCTAGGCTACTGATAGGTACTGTCACTACTTGAGAATGTGTGTACTGCTACTGTTGCCGCCCTGTAGGCTATGTAATTGTAGCCTCTGTTGTAGCTGCGAGGTCGTTGGTTCAAACCCTGTTGCAGGCATTCCAGCACAATTGCTACACTGTCTTTCGGGTATTaggacaactgtgtgtgtgtgttcgtgtgtgtctgtgcgtgcaagGTTCACTTACTTTCTGAGTCGCTGATGCCACTGTCACTGACGCTGGCACTGCTCCGTCTCTTCACGGTCTTCAGGTGCTCGTCGTACTGGAAGTGTCTCTTCTCCATCGGGGAAGTGAAATCCTCGATCACCGCGTTGAACTCACACAGCACGTCAGACAGATCATCCTCCTCAAGGAATTTAGCTGAAATAACGGAGGGAATAAGCATGtgttactatactatactggacTGGTATGCCTATCCCACAACCATTCtcagtcaaaatatatttttctttaCTTAATTTCACTTAATAAAATAAATAGCTCTCTATTAATTTAGCCTATCCCATGCAACCTATCGACAGTCTGTTTTTGTGCCATTGAAATATGCGCAACACAAATGTTAAATtgaatttttttt of the Oncorhynchus masou masou isolate Uvic2021 chromosome 10, UVic_Omas_1.1, whole genome shotgun sequence genome contains:
- the rgcc gene encoding regulator of cell cycle RGCC is translated as MKSPKLKSQGKSKFLEEDDLSDVLCEFNAVIEDFTSPMEKRHFQYDEHLKTVKRRSSASVSDSGISDSESAGSLNRNSFSFSDERLNSPNVFSPSPTSPPPLTSPKAKLGDTKELEDFIADLDKTLASM